The following coding sequences lie in one Nocardioides sambongensis genomic window:
- a CDS encoding PLP-dependent cysteine synthase family protein produces the protein MRFDNLLSSVGGTPLVGLPRLSPTPDVRIWAKLEDRNPTGSIKDRPALKMIEEAEKDGTLRPGCTILEPTSGNTGISLAMAAKLKGYRIVCVMPENTSEERRQLLRMWGAEIISSPAAGGSNEAVRVAKQVAAEHPDWVMLYQYGNAANALAHEEGTGPELLADLPSITHFVAGLGTTGTLMGVSRYFRGARPDVRIVAAEPRYGELVYGLRNLDEGFVPELYDASLIDSRFSVGPRDAVRRVRELLELEGIFAGISTGAILHAALGQAAKAVKAGESADIAFVVADGGWKYLSTGAYEGTIDEAEDRLEGQLWA, from the coding sequence ATGCGCTTCGACAACCTGCTCAGCTCCGTCGGCGGCACGCCGCTGGTCGGTCTGCCCCGGCTGTCGCCCACGCCGGACGTGCGGATCTGGGCGAAGCTCGAGGACCGCAACCCGACCGGCTCGATCAAGGACCGTCCGGCCCTGAAGATGATCGAGGAGGCGGAGAAGGACGGCACGCTGCGTCCCGGCTGCACGATCCTCGAGCCGACCTCGGGCAACACCGGCATCTCGTTGGCGATGGCGGCCAAGCTCAAGGGCTACCGGATCGTCTGCGTGATGCCGGAGAACACCTCCGAGGAACGTCGTCAGCTGCTGCGGATGTGGGGCGCGGAGATCATCTCCTCGCCCGCCGCCGGCGGATCCAACGAGGCCGTCCGGGTGGCCAAGCAGGTCGCCGCCGAGCACCCGGACTGGGTGATGCTCTACCAGTACGGCAACGCCGCGAACGCCCTCGCCCACGAGGAGGGCACCGGACCGGAGCTGCTGGCCGACCTGCCCTCGATCACCCACTTCGTCGCCGGGCTCGGCACCACCGGCACGCTGATGGGCGTCTCCCGCTACTTCCGCGGCGCCCGGCCCGACGTCAGGATCGTGGCCGCCGAGCCCCGCTACGGTGAGCTCGTCTACGGGCTGCGCAACCTCGACGAGGGCTTCGTCCCCGAGCTGTACGACGCCAGCCTGATCGACAGCCGCTTCTCGGTCGGTCCGCGCGACGCCGTCCGCCGGGTGCGCGAGCTGCTCGAGCTCGAGGGCATCTTCGCCGGCATCTCCACCGGCGCGATCCTGCACGCCGCGCTCGGCCAGGCCGCCAAGGCGGTCAAGGCCGGGGAGAGCGCGGACATCGCGTTCGTGGTCGCCGACGGTGGCTGGAAGTACCTCTCCACCGGCGCCTACGAGGGCACCATCGACGAGGCGGAGGACCGCCTCGAGGGCCAGCTCTGGGCGTGA
- a CDS encoding sensor histidine kinase, translating to MTSATTALIRSETRLFLREPISVFWVTAFPPLLLLGLGLVPSFREPSDDLGGQSVLQLYVPTMVLFSMIVVGAQAMPEVMVGYRQRRILRRLQTTPVGPARLLLAHVVAHAAAVVVATVLCLLIGRIAYDAPLPRDLVGYLVAYLLALAAMMATGAAITALSPTTSVANVLGMVVMFTSMFTAGVWIAVQAMPETLREIVIRTPMGRPPRHSTGPPSASSPRWTTWPRCWPGRSCSGSSRCAGSAGSERLQPMSPAANPAPSPVTGPVESFEERWGQMFARIPYVVLAVAAVVALLTGPHTGATSPGWRLTAQLVVLVATLACLAWGTWLGRRDASRREGIAFYVVRTALALLLTLLNPLFCLFGWIGFLDADEHFRGRAVWGALGACSVILALGQSGGLPFDSFGHTALFVILVGVNFGLSASMSRWATWMTATSDQRAEMITELERLNAELEQTAAENVALHATVVEQARAAGMQEERQRLAREIHDGIAQSLAAVLSQLQAAQDDADPRGRISRATELAREALTEARRSMLDLSPAPLTDHDLADAMTGLVDSWAADQAARADVVITGEVRPLHPEVEATVLRITQEALSNVAKHAGAGRVGVTLTYDDTEVILDVRDDGVGFDPVAAAPPTSFGLRGMRQRTERLAGALELETRPGGGTAVSARLPALGAGAA from the coding sequence ATGACCTCCGCCACCACCGCGTTGATCCGTTCGGAGACCCGGCTCTTCCTCCGCGAGCCGATCTCGGTCTTCTGGGTGACCGCGTTCCCACCGCTGCTGCTCCTCGGGCTGGGACTGGTGCCCTCCTTCCGCGAGCCCAGCGACGACCTGGGCGGCCAGTCCGTGCTCCAGCTCTACGTCCCCACGATGGTGCTGTTCTCGATGATCGTGGTCGGCGCGCAGGCGATGCCCGAGGTGATGGTCGGCTACCGGCAGCGGCGCATCCTGCGACGCCTGCAGACCACGCCGGTCGGTCCCGCCCGTCTGCTCCTCGCCCACGTCGTCGCCCACGCGGCCGCCGTCGTGGTCGCCACCGTGCTCTGCCTGCTGATCGGCCGGATCGCCTACGACGCCCCGTTGCCGCGGGACCTGGTCGGGTACCTCGTCGCCTATCTGCTGGCCCTCGCCGCGATGATGGCCACCGGTGCCGCGATCACGGCGCTCTCGCCGACGACGTCGGTCGCCAACGTGCTCGGGATGGTCGTGATGTTCACCTCGATGTTCACGGCCGGAGTGTGGATCGCGGTGCAGGCGATGCCGGAGACGCTGCGTGAGATCGTCATCCGCACCCCGATGGGGCGGCCACCGAGGCACTCAACCGGGCCGCCGTCGGCGAGTTCCCCCCGCTGGACCACCTGGCCACGATGCTGGCCTGGACGCTCCTGCTCGGGTTCGTCGCGGTGCGCAGGTTCCGCTGGGAGTGAGAGGCTGCAGCCGATGAGCCCAGCAGCGAACCCAGCACCGAGCCCGGTCACGGGCCCGGTGGAGTCCTTCGAGGAGCGGTGGGGGCAGATGTTCGCCCGCATCCCCTACGTCGTGCTCGCGGTCGCCGCGGTGGTCGCGCTCCTGACCGGGCCCCACACCGGCGCCACCTCGCCCGGGTGGAGGCTCACGGCCCAGCTCGTCGTCCTCGTGGCGACCCTCGCCTGCCTGGCCTGGGGCACGTGGCTCGGTCGCCGCGACGCGAGCCGTCGCGAGGGCATCGCCTTCTACGTCGTCCGCACCGCACTGGCCCTCCTGCTCACACTGCTCAACCCGCTGTTCTGCCTCTTCGGCTGGATCGGGTTCCTCGACGCCGACGAGCACTTCCGGGGCCGGGCCGTCTGGGGTGCGCTCGGGGCGTGCTCGGTGATCCTGGCGCTGGGCCAGTCGGGCGGGCTCCCGTTCGACTCGTTCGGTCACACCGCCCTCTTCGTGATCCTCGTCGGGGTCAACTTCGGCCTCTCCGCATCGATGAGCCGGTGGGCGACCTGGATGACCGCGACCAGCGACCAGCGGGCCGAGATGATCACCGAGCTGGAGCGCCTCAACGCAGAGCTCGAGCAGACCGCGGCCGAGAACGTCGCCCTGCACGCGACCGTCGTCGAGCAGGCCCGCGCGGCCGGCATGCAGGAGGAGCGCCAACGGCTCGCCCGGGAGATCCACGACGGGATCGCGCAGTCCCTGGCCGCGGTGCTCAGCCAACTGCAGGCCGCCCAGGACGATGCCGACCCGCGCGGCCGGATCAGCCGGGCCACCGAACTCGCGCGTGAGGCCCTCACCGAAGCGAGACGGTCGATGCTGGACCTCTCCCCTGCCCCGCTGACCGATCACGACCTGGCCGACGCCATGACCGGGTTGGTCGACTCGTGGGCGGCCGACCAGGCCGCGCGGGCCGACGTCGTGATCACCGGGGAGGTACGACCGCTGCATCCGGAGGTGGAGGCCACCGTCCTCAGGATCACCCAGGAAGCACTGTCGAACGTCGCCAAGCACGCCGGCGCCGGCCGGGTCGGCGTGACGCTCACCTACGACGACACCGAGGTCATCCTCGACGTGCGCGACGACGGGGTCGGTTTCGACCCCGTCGCCGCGGCGCCGCCGACCTCGTTCGGGCTCCGCGGCATGCGGCAGCGCACCGAGCGACTGGCCGGTGCGCTCGAGCTGGAGACCCGTCCGGGCGGGGGCACCGCTGTGTCCGCCCGTCTCCCGGCACTCGGGGCGGGAGCGGCGTGA
- a CDS encoding response regulator, whose protein sequence is MIRILVVDDHPVVRDGVVGRLAAEPDFEVVGEADNGPEAVRRTAALDPDVVVMDLRMPGGGGVEAVRAMKRRRLRAAVLVLTTYDTDADMVAAIEAGAAGYLLKDAPAQTLVEAVRATAAGETVLSPAVATRLASHVRAPRRSARLSAREREVLVLVARGRPNREIAEELFVSEATVKTHLAHIYDKLGAADRAAAVATAYELGILG, encoded by the coding sequence GTGATCAGAATCCTGGTGGTCGACGACCATCCCGTGGTCCGCGACGGGGTGGTCGGCCGACTCGCGGCCGAACCGGACTTCGAGGTTGTCGGCGAGGCCGACAACGGACCGGAGGCTGTGCGCCGAACCGCCGCCCTGGACCCGGACGTCGTGGTGATGGACCTCCGGATGCCGGGTGGGGGCGGCGTCGAGGCGGTGCGAGCGATGAAACGCCGGCGGTTGCGAGCGGCGGTGCTGGTGCTGACGACGTACGACACCGATGCGGACATGGTGGCCGCGATCGAGGCCGGCGCCGCCGGCTACCTGCTCAAGGACGCGCCGGCCCAGACCCTGGTCGAGGCGGTCCGGGCGACCGCGGCCGGGGAGACGGTGCTGTCGCCGGCGGTGGCGACCCGGCTGGCGTCCCACGTTCGGGCGCCACGGCGCAGCGCGCGGCTCAGCGCCCGGGAGCGGGAGGTGCTCGTGCTGGTGGCGCGCGGCCGACCCAACCGGGAGATCGCCGAGGAGCTCTTCGTCAGCGAGGCGACGGTGAAGACCCATCTCGCCCACATCTACGACAAGCTCGGCGCCGCGGACCGGGCGGCCGCGGTGGCCACCGCCTACGAGCTCGGCATCCTGGGCTAA
- a CDS encoding NYN domain-containing protein produces the protein MGERRTFVLVDGENIDATLGNSLLGRRPAPEERPRWERVTSFAERTWGQPVTGLFFLNATSGSLPTSFVQALLAMGYRPVPLSGGPDEKVVDLGIQRTLEALLGHEDADVMLASHDADFVPQLSALAGEGRRLGVLALREYTSTQLTGLGIPLFDLEDDVHAFNQPLPRVRIIPIDEFDPERFLR, from the coding sequence GTGGGTGAGCGTCGTACCTTCGTCCTCGTCGACGGCGAGAACATCGACGCCACCCTCGGCAACTCCCTGCTCGGCCGGCGACCGGCCCCGGAGGAGCGACCCCGCTGGGAGCGGGTGACCTCCTTCGCCGAGCGGACCTGGGGCCAGCCGGTCACCGGGCTGTTCTTCCTGAACGCGACCAGCGGCAGTCTGCCGACGTCGTTCGTGCAGGCCCTCCTGGCGATGGGCTACCGCCCGGTGCCGCTCAGCGGCGGACCGGACGAGAAGGTCGTCGACCTCGGCATCCAGCGCACCCTGGAGGCGCTGCTGGGGCACGAGGACGCCGACGTGATGCTGGCCAGCCACGACGCCGACTTCGTGCCGCAGCTCTCCGCGCTGGCCGGTGAGGGACGCCGACTGGGGGTGCTCGCGCTCCGCGAGTACACCAGCACCCAGCTCACCGGACTCGGCATCCCGCTGTTCGACCTCGAGGACGACGTCCACGCCTTCAACCAGCCGCTGCCGCGGGTGCGGATCATCCCGATCGACGAGTTCGACCCGGAGCGCTTCCTGCGTTAG
- a CDS encoding MoaD/ThiS family protein: MAIEVRIPTILRTYTGGEKAVSGEGDSLSGLIDSLEANHPGIKERLIEGGDLRRFVNIYINDEDVRFLGSLDAELSDGDQVVILPAVAGG, translated from the coding sequence ATGGCCATCGAGGTCCGGATCCCGACCATCCTGCGTACCTACACCGGCGGCGAGAAGGCCGTGTCGGGTGAGGGCGACAGCCTGAGTGGGCTGATCGACTCCCTCGAGGCGAACCACCCCGGCATCAAGGAGCGCCTCATCGAGGGCGGGGACCTGCGCCGCTTCGTCAACATCTACATCAACGACGAGGACGTCCGCTTCCTGGGCAGCCTCGACGCCGAGCTCTCCGACGGCGACCAGGTCGTCATCCTGCCGGCCGTCGCCGGCGGCTGA
- a CDS encoding Mov34/MPN/PAD-1 family protein — protein MLRIDQSFVDAIVAHAKRDHPVEACGMVVGPIGTGRPERLVEMVNAAGSPTFYEYDSTDLLELYKEMDDRDEEPVVIYHSHTATEAYPSVTDIKLAGEPGAHYVLVSTRDSFDGAGGNNDGAVEFRSYRIVDGEVTEEPVEVVDTVTPSDNPRSES, from the coding sequence GTGTTGAGGATCGATCAGTCATTCGTCGACGCCATCGTCGCGCACGCCAAGCGGGACCACCCGGTGGAGGCGTGCGGCATGGTCGTCGGACCGATCGGCACCGGCCGTCCCGAGCGGCTCGTCGAGATGGTGAACGCCGCCGGCAGCCCGACCTTCTACGAGTACGACTCCACCGATCTGCTGGAGCTCTACAAGGAGATGGACGACCGGGACGAGGAGCCGGTGGTGATCTACCACTCGCACACCGCGACCGAGGCCTACCCGAGCGTCACCGACATCAAGCTCGCCGGCGAGCCCGGGGCGCACTATGTGCTGGTCAGCACACGTGACTCCTTCGACGGGGCCGGGGGGAATAACGACGGCGCTGTGGAGTTCAGGTCCTACAGAATCGTCGACGGCGAGGTCACCGAGGAACCGGTGGAGGTCGTCGACACCGTCACCCCGAGCGACAACCCGAGGAGCGAGTCCTGA
- a CDS encoding response regulator yields the protein MTGAQRRVWRVLVVDDDFMVARIHARFVERTAGFEVAGTAHTGADALARIGAEEPDVVLLDVHLPDLSGLEVLARLRSAGSRAAVVMVTAERGAEAVRAALHGGAQQYLVKPFDHADLADRLQRVGTVLASLAEAGADTDEAEVDQATIDRAFGGVGPPVVVPARLPKGLSPETAELVLAELRVAGEASASEVADTVGMARVTARRYLEHFVDAGAAVVRLQYGSTGRPERRYRTGGAADGAVRGPG from the coding sequence ATGACCGGGGCGCAGCGGCGGGTGTGGCGGGTGCTGGTCGTCGACGACGACTTCATGGTCGCCCGGATCCACGCCCGGTTCGTGGAGCGGACCGCCGGGTTCGAGGTGGCCGGCACGGCGCACACCGGTGCCGACGCGCTCGCCCGGATCGGGGCGGAGGAACCCGACGTGGTGCTGCTCGACGTCCACCTCCCCGACCTCAGCGGGCTGGAGGTGCTCGCCCGGCTGCGCAGCGCGGGGAGCCGGGCGGCGGTGGTGATGGTCACCGCCGAGCGTGGCGCGGAGGCGGTCCGTGCGGCGCTGCACGGCGGCGCCCAGCAATACCTGGTCAAGCCGTTCGACCACGCCGACCTCGCCGACCGGCTGCAGCGGGTGGGGACGGTGCTGGCCAGCCTGGCCGAGGCGGGCGCCGACACCGACGAGGCCGAGGTCGACCAGGCCACCATCGACCGGGCGTTCGGCGGGGTCGGCCCGCCCGTCGTCGTACCGGCCCGGTTGCCGAAGGGGCTCAGCCCGGAGACGGCGGAGCTGGTGCTCGCCGAGCTGCGGGTCGCGGGGGAGGCCTCGGCGAGCGAGGTGGCCGACACCGTCGGGATGGCCCGGGTGACGGCGCGCCGCTACCTGGAGCACTTCGTCGACGCGGGTGCCGCCGTGGTCCGCCTGCAGTACGGGAGCACCGGCCGGCCCGAGCGCCGCTACCGCACCGGTGGCGCGGCGGACGGCGCTGTCCGTGGCCCGGGCTGA
- a CDS encoding ATP-binding protein, with the protein MEVWLLVDRDAVEVRVRDNGPGVPADLAGSVFVRGFSTKPDLPGGRGIGLALARMVCRRRGGDVTLSPARPDSDLPGAEFRAVLPLAAAERQDAPGTEVTR; encoded by the coding sequence GTGGAGGTCTGGCTGCTGGTGGACCGGGACGCGGTCGAGGTCCGGGTGCGGGACAACGGCCCCGGAGTGCCGGCCGACCTGGCCGGGTCGGTCTTCGTGCGCGGGTTCTCCACCAAGCCCGACCTGCCCGGGGGCCGGGGCATCGGACTCGCGCTGGCCCGGATGGTCTGCCGCCGCCGGGGCGGTGACGTCACCCTCTCCCCGGCCCGGCCCGACAGCGACCTGCCGGGGGCCGAGTTCCGGGCGGTGCTGCCCCTCGCCGCCGCCGAGCGGCAGGATGCTCCGGGGACGGAGGTGACGCGATGA
- a CDS encoding sensor histidine kinase codes for MTTVRDRTELLSLQSRLSANLSITDTLRAQTHEFDNLLHTISGLVQLGEYDEVTELVGTLARSRAEVSGFVADRISDPAVAALLVAKHAVAAERQVLLDLDPGPVSRTCPPTWPRT; via the coding sequence GTGACCACGGTCCGCGACCGGACCGAGCTGCTGTCGTTGCAGAGCCGGCTCAGCGCCAACCTCTCGATCACCGACACCCTGCGCGCGCAGACCCACGAGTTCGACAACCTGCTGCACACCATCTCCGGCCTGGTCCAGCTCGGTGAGTACGACGAGGTCACCGAGCTGGTCGGCACGCTGGCCCGATCCCGGGCCGAGGTGAGCGGGTTCGTCGCGGATCGGATCTCCGATCCGGCCGTCGCCGCGCTGCTGGTCGCCAAGCACGCCGTGGCGGCCGAGCGCCAGGTGCTCCTCGACCTGGACCCGGGTCCCGTCTCCCGGACCTGCCCGCCGACCTGGCCGCGGACCTGA
- a CDS encoding PAS domain-containing protein, which produces MSRREFSLAGQFLLLQLVVVAALLTIVAVLSIRQSDAAFERERGAQMRSVAEYVANLEPLRVEMAAAADPDDPASTDFTPGQLAPYVDRGINLAGATEVSVVGVDGRVYASSDRSQVGEEVDLGGSDVLDGRQWSGDVETDDGRAVAAHAPVLNDRGELIGVVVAEQTYPTLAERFSGAAPDLLLFLGVGAVLGGLGSFAVSRLLKRRSQGLAPTQIAELADHRQALLHAIREGVVAVGTDGRVTMMNDAARATLGVEGGDPRGRPVRELGLPGEVVDLLVGRPRPRTPPPWSPGGWWCSTAGRPPPAGAGSGR; this is translated from the coding sequence TTGAGCCGCCGGGAGTTCAGCCTGGCCGGCCAATTCCTGCTGCTCCAGCTGGTGGTGGTCGCCGCCCTGCTGACGATCGTGGCGGTGCTGAGCATCCGTCAGTCCGACGCCGCCTTCGAGCGGGAGCGCGGCGCGCAGATGCGCTCGGTCGCCGAGTACGTCGCCAACCTGGAGCCGTTGCGGGTGGAGATGGCCGCCGCCGCCGACCCCGACGACCCGGCGTCGACCGACTTCACCCCCGGCCAGCTGGCGCCGTACGTCGACCGCGGGATCAACCTGGCCGGCGCCACCGAGGTCAGCGTGGTCGGCGTCGACGGCCGGGTCTATGCCTCCTCCGACCGCAGCCAGGTGGGGGAGGAGGTCGACCTCGGCGGGAGCGACGTGCTGGACGGGCGCCAGTGGTCGGGTGACGTGGAGACCGACGACGGGCGGGCGGTGGCCGCCCACGCCCCGGTGCTGAACGACCGCGGGGAGCTGATCGGGGTGGTGGTCGCCGAGCAGACCTACCCCACGCTGGCCGAGCGGTTCTCCGGCGCCGCGCCGGACCTGCTCCTCTTCCTCGGCGTCGGCGCGGTCCTCGGCGGTCTCGGCAGCTTCGCGGTGTCCCGGCTGCTCAAGCGACGCTCCCAGGGGCTGGCGCCGACCCAGATCGCCGAGCTCGCCGACCACCGCCAAGCGCTGCTGCACGCCATCCGCGAGGGCGTCGTCGCGGTGGGCACCGACGGCCGGGTGACGATGATGAACGACGCGGCGCGGGCCACCCTGGGCGTCGAGGGCGGCGACCCGCGCGGTCGGCCGGTGCGCGAGCTCGGCCTGCCCGGCGAGGTGGTCGACCTGCTGGTGGGGCGGCCCCGGCCGAGGACACCGCCGCCCTGGTCGCCGGGCGGGTGGTGGTGTTCAACCGCCGGGAGGCCGCCGCCGGCGGGCGCGGGATCGGGTCGGTGA
- a CDS encoding Bug family tripartite tricarboxylate transporter substrate binding protein, whose protein sequence is MLPRTAGVTTVTRRPPETRTTEDHPMPDPRRSRSSLIAALGAALALLLLVTGCGVTRGGDDPDNRRLRMMIPNSAGGGYDLTGRAAAKAMEDNDLTGRFEITNVLGASGTVAMQRLLNEEGADDLVMVMGLGVVGAVYTNGSDATTQEMTPIARLVEEQEGILVPADSPFETVDDLVEAWKADPSAVVVGGGSSNGGPDHLFPMQLADTIGIDPNDVTYVPYDGGGPLTSALLGEKIDVGFSGLGEFEGQIAEGKLRVLAVSGEERLDGIDAPTLTESDIDLVFTNWRGVLAPPGISEEQVDYLTDLFTEMHDTEEWKDAMEANGWEDNFATGAEFEEFLREQDTRVADTLTELGLS, encoded by the coding sequence ATGCTTCCACGGACGGCCGGCGTGACCACGGTCACCCGACGCCCACCCGAGACCCGCACCACGGAGGACCACCCGATGCCCGACCCACGCCGCTCCCGATCATCGCTGATCGCGGCGCTCGGCGCCGCGCTGGCGCTGCTCCTGCTCGTCACCGGCTGCGGGGTCACCCGCGGCGGCGACGACCCGGACAACCGGCGGCTCCGGATGATGATCCCGAACAGCGCCGGCGGCGGGTACGACCTGACCGGGCGGGCGGCTGCCAAGGCGATGGAGGACAACGACCTCACCGGCCGGTTCGAGATCACCAACGTGCTCGGCGCCAGCGGCACCGTCGCCATGCAGCGGCTGCTCAACGAGGAGGGCGCCGACGACCTGGTGATGGTGATGGGACTCGGCGTGGTCGGTGCCGTCTACACCAACGGCTCGGACGCGACCACCCAGGAGATGACGCCGATCGCGCGGCTGGTCGAGGAGCAGGAGGGCATCCTGGTCCCCGCGGACTCGCCGTTCGAGACGGTCGACGACCTGGTCGAGGCGTGGAAGGCCGATCCGTCCGCAGTGGTCGTCGGCGGCGGCTCCAGCAACGGCGGCCCCGACCACCTCTTCCCGATGCAGCTCGCCGACACCATCGGCATCGACCCCAACGACGTCACCTACGTCCCCTACGACGGCGGCGGACCGCTCACCAGCGCGCTGCTCGGCGAGAAGATCGACGTCGGCTTCTCCGGCCTGGGCGAGTTCGAGGGCCAGATCGCCGAGGGCAAGCTCCGGGTGCTCGCCGTCTCCGGCGAGGAGCGCCTCGACGGCATCGACGCACCCACCCTGACCGAGTCCGACATCGACCTGGTCTTCACCAACTGGCGCGGCGTGCTCGCGCCGCCCGGCATCAGCGAGGAGCAGGTCGACTACCTCACCGACCTCTTCACCGAGATGCACGACACCGAGGAGTGGAAGGACGCCATGGAGGCCAACGGCTGGGAGGACAACTTCGCCACCGGCGCGGAGTTCGAGGAGTTCCTCCGCGAGCAGGACACCCGGGTGGCCGACACCCTGACCGAGCTGGGGCTCTCGTGA
- a CDS encoding tripartite tricarboxylate transporter TctB family protein, with product MSTAGQAVGTGGGKGAGTGGTEAVDKAQYVMAGFLVLVGGFVVWDASTLTEGYADQPVHAYTFPYVIGAVLVLLGVALAVATARGDQPQAEDGEDVDLTQGTDLRTLGLLCAVLVGNLLLIDWLGWAITGALLFTGATWALGSRTWVRNLAVGTALSIGSWYGFYVGLGVPIPAGILDGIL from the coding sequence GTGAGCACCGCCGGCCAGGCCGTCGGCACCGGGGGCGGCAAGGGCGCGGGAACCGGGGGCACCGAAGCGGTCGACAAGGCCCAGTACGTGATGGCCGGGTTCCTGGTGCTGGTCGGCGGCTTCGTCGTCTGGGACGCCTCCACCCTGACCGAGGGCTACGCCGACCAGCCGGTGCACGCCTACACCTTCCCCTACGTGATCGGCGCCGTGCTGGTGCTGCTCGGCGTGGCGCTGGCCGTGGCCACCGCGCGCGGCGACCAGCCCCAGGCCGAGGACGGCGAGGACGTCGACCTCACCCAGGGCACCGACCTGCGCACGCTGGGGCTGCTCTGCGCGGTGCTGGTCGGCAACCTACTGCTCATCGACTGGCTCGGCTGGGCGATCACCGGCGCCCTCCTCTTCACCGGCGCCACCTGGGCGCTCGGCTCGCGGACCTGGGTGCGCAACCTGGCCGTGGGCACGGCGCTCTCGATCGGCAGCTGGTACGGCTTCTACGTCGGCCTCGGGGTCCCGATCCCGGCCGGCATCCTGGACGGGATTCTCTGA
- a CDS encoding tripartite tricarboxylate transporter permease, with amino-acid sequence MDLLLDGFATALTPENLLFATIGVLLGTAVGVLPGIGPAMALALLLPITYTVGPESAIIMFAGIYYGGMYGGSTTSILLNTPGESSSVITAIEGNKMAKAGRAAQALATAAIGSFVAGSIATVLLWVLVPRVADVVVQLGAPSYFAIMLLAFFAVTMVLGASKLRGFISLFLGLAIALVGTQTGQARLTLDQPLLADGIDIVVVAVAIFAIGEALWVAAHLRRKPLEIIPVGQPWMSRSDWRRSWAPWLRGTAYGFPFGALPAGGAEVPTFLSYATEKKLSRHPEEFGRGAIEGVAGPEAANNASAAGTLLPLLTLGLPTTATAAVMLSALQGYGIQPGPQLLDAEPGLVWGLLASLIIANALLLVINLPMAPLWAKLLRVPRPQLYAGILFFACLGAYTVNFQAFDLVLLLLLGLLGVAMRRFALPVLPLIVAVILGPELELQLTQALTISQGDVTTLWSEPVAVVVYAVMALLAFVAGVGALRRRAHHTVEADRTDPTDPDPTSTDHQESHR; translated from the coding sequence ATGGACCTGCTGCTCGACGGATTCGCGACCGCTCTCACCCCGGAGAACCTGCTCTTCGCCACCATCGGCGTGCTGCTCGGCACCGCCGTCGGCGTGCTGCCCGGCATCGGCCCGGCGATGGCGCTCGCGCTGCTGCTGCCGATCACCTACACCGTCGGCCCCGAGAGCGCGATCATCATGTTCGCCGGCATCTACTACGGCGGCATGTACGGCGGGTCGACGACCTCGATCCTGCTCAACACCCCCGGCGAGTCCTCCTCGGTGATCACCGCCATCGAGGGCAACAAGATGGCGAAGGCCGGCCGGGCCGCCCAGGCGCTGGCCACCGCCGCGATCGGCTCCTTCGTGGCCGGCTCGATCGCCACCGTGCTGCTCTGGGTGCTGGTCCCCCGGGTGGCCGACGTCGTGGTCCAGCTCGGCGCCCCCAGCTACTTCGCGATCATGCTGCTCGCCTTCTTCGCCGTGACGATGGTGCTCGGCGCGTCCAAGCTGCGCGGCTTCATCTCGCTCTTCCTCGGCCTGGCCATCGCCCTGGTCGGCACCCAGACCGGCCAGGCCCGGCTGACCCTGGACCAGCCCCTGCTGGCCGACGGCATCGACATCGTGGTGGTCGCGGTCGCCATCTTCGCGATCGGCGAGGCGCTCTGGGTCGCGGCCCACCTGCGGCGCAAGCCGCTGGAGATCATCCCGGTCGGCCAGCCCTGGATGAGCCGCTCGGACTGGCGGCGCTCCTGGGCGCCGTGGCTGCGTGGCACGGCCTACGGCTTCCCGTTCGGCGCGCTGCCCGCCGGTGGCGCCGAGGTCCCCACCTTCCTCTCCTACGCCACGGAGAAGAAGCTGAGCCGGCACCCCGAGGAGTTCGGCCGCGGCGCGATCGAGGGCGTGGCGGGCCCGGAGGCGGCCAACAACGCCTCGGCCGCGGGCACCCTACTGCCGCTGCTCACGCTGGGACTCCCGACGACGGCCACCGCCGCGGTGATGCTGTCGGCCCTGCAGGGCTACGGCATCCAGCCGGGTCCGCAGCTGCTGGACGCCGAGCCGGGGCTGGTCTGGGGCCTGCTCGCCAGCCTGATCATCGCCAACGCCCTGCTGCTGGTGATCAACCTGCCGATGGCTCCGCTGTGGGCCAAGCTGCTGCGGGTGCCGCGCCCCCAGCTCTACGCCGGCATCCTGTTCTTCGCCTGCCTGGGCGCCTACACGGTCAACTTCCAGGCCTTCGACCTGGTCCTTCTCCTGCTGCTCGGCCTGCTCGGCGTCGCGATGCGGCGGTTCGCGCTCCCGGTGCTGCCGCTGATCGTCGCGGTGATCCTGGGTCCCGAGCTGGAGTTGCAGCTCACCCAGGCGCTGACCATCAGCCAGGGTGACGTCACCACCCTCTGGAGCGAGCCGGTCGCGGTGGTGGTCTACGCGGTGATGGCGCTGCTGGCCTTCGTCGCCGGCGTGGGCGCGCTGCGCCGCCGGGCGCACCACACGGTCGAGGCCGACCGCACCGACCCGACCGACCCCGACCCGACCAGCACCGACCACCAGGAGTCGCACCGATGA